The Cylindrospermopsis curvispora GIHE-G1 genome contains a region encoding:
- a CDS encoding thioredoxin family protein has protein sequence MSKGVITITDAEFASEVLAADQPVLVYFWASWCGPCKLMAPLMNVAAEKYSDRLKIVKMEVDPNPNSVKTYQVEGVPALRLIASKKLKASTEGVIGKEKLLGWLDENLNN, from the coding sequence ATGAGTAAGGGTGTAATAACTATCACTGATGCTGAATTTGCATCGGAGGTTCTGGCTGCTGATCAGCCAGTATTAGTCTACTTTTGGGCTTCCTGGTGTGGTCCTTGTAAATTGATGGCTCCATTGATGAATGTAGCTGCGGAAAAATATAGCGATCGCCTGAAAATTGTCAAGATGGAGGTTGACCCAAATCCGAATAGCGTCAAAACCTATCAGGTGGAAGGTGTGCCTGCATTGAGACTGATTGCATCTAAAAAATTAAAAGCTTCTACGGAGGGGGTGATCGGGAAGGAAAAACTTCTTGGTTGGTTGGATGAGAATTTAAATAATTAA
- a CDS encoding PspA/IM30 family protein, producing the protein MGLFDRLKRVISANLNDLVNKAEDPEKMLEQALLEMQEDLVELRQGVAQAIAAQKRTEKQYNDAASEVNKWQRNAQLAVQKGDENLARQALERKKSANETSIALKTSLDQQITQVETLKKSLIQLESKIAEYKNKKDMLRARITAAKAQEQIGSMVTNMNSNSAMAAFERMEEKVLMQEARAQSTAELVGADLDSQFARLEGSSDIDDELAALKASILSPAPTPKGELPPAESSSSSQKDQSKFAEPVDAELEELRKQLDKL; encoded by the coding sequence ATGGGATTATTTGATAGGTTAAAAAGAGTAATTAGTGCCAATCTAAATGATTTAGTCAATAAAGCTGAAGATCCAGAAAAAATGCTGGAACAGGCCCTCTTGGAAATGCAGGAGGACTTGGTGGAGCTTCGTCAAGGGGTGGCACAAGCTATTGCTGCCCAAAAACGCACGGAAAAACAATATAATGATGCTGCTAGTGAAGTGAATAAGTGGCAGCGCAATGCCCAGTTGGCCGTACAAAAAGGAGATGAGAACCTAGCACGTCAAGCTTTGGAACGGAAGAAAAGTGCTAATGAAACATCTATAGCTCTCAAGACCAGTTTAGACCAGCAAATTACTCAGGTGGAGACTCTTAAAAAGAGCTTGATTCAATTGGAAAGCAAAATTGCTGAGTACAAGAACAAAAAGGACATGCTCAGGGCGCGTATTACTGCTGCTAAAGCTCAAGAACAGATTGGCTCGATGGTTACTAATATGAATAGTAATAGTGCCATGGCTGCTTTTGAGCGAATGGAAGAGAAAGTTCTCATGCAAGAGGCTCGTGCCCAGTCTACAGCCGAATTAGTAGGTGCGGATTTAGATAGCCAATTTGCTCGTCTAGAAGGTAGTAGTGATATTGATGATGAATTGGCAGCTTTGAAGGCTAGTATACTATCACCAGCTCCTACACCTAAAGGAGAATTACCTCCTGCTGAATCTAGCAGTAGTTCCCAAAAGGATCAAAGCAAATTCGCTGAACCCGTAGATGCTGAATTGGAAGAGCTGAGAAAACAACTGGATAAATTATAA